The DNA segment TGCGCCGACCATCACCGACAGGCCCATGCTCAGGCCGATGATCCAGTCCACTTGCCCGGAAAACACGAACACCGACAGCGCCGCAATGTTGCTGACGAAGTTCATGCTGCGCGCCACCCCGCTGGCCTTGACCAGATCGATCGGGTAGAGCAGCAGGCTGCTGACCGTCCAGAACGCACCCGTGCCGGGGCCGGCCACGCCGTCGTAGAAACCGAGGCTGAAGCCTTGGGTCGATTGCCATTTCTTCTTGATCGGCGCGTCACTGTCCAGCGGCGCTTTGGGTGTACCGCCGAACAACAAATACAGGCCACAGGCGAAGACGATCACCGGCAGCATTTTGTTCAGCCATTCCGCCGGCAGGTAGTGCGCGACGATGGCCCCGGTGAGCGCACCGACCAGGGTGCCGACGATCGCGTGCATCCACTGCCGAGGGTGGAACAGTTTGCGTCGGTAGAAAGTGAAACTGGCGGTGGCCGAGC comes from the Pseudomonas sp. RSB 5.4 genome and includes:
- a CDS encoding TSUP family transporter; protein product: MPFELSVDLTTLAILALVAFIAGFIDAIAGGGGLLTTPALLTAGLPPHLVLGTNKLSSTFGSATASFTFYRRKLFHPRQWMHAIVGTLVGALTGAIVAHYLPAEWLNKMLPVIVFACGLYLLFGGTPKAPLDSDAPIKKKWQSTQGFSLGFYDGVAGPGTGAFWTVSSLLLYPIDLVKASGVARSMNFVSNIAALSVFVFSGQVDWIIGLSMGLSVMVGAFFGARTAISGGAKFIRPVFITVVLGLTVRLAWQHWFSVA